GACTCGTATCCGTCGCCACCCTCCATGAGGAAGTCGTTCGTTCCGAGTTCGTACGTCGCTTCGGGGTCGACGTCCTCGCCGCCGACCGTGATCTCCTCGACCCGCTCGCCCGCCTCGGCGTCGGCGTCGTAGGTGAACGACATTCCGCTGACCTGCGGAAATCGACCGTGCCCGTCTTCGACCGAACTCACACCGGTTTCGATGGCCTCCTCGAGGTTCTCGCCGGTGATCTCGATCTTCACCGTCTCGTTGGGGAACGGCAGAATGTCGACGACGACGCCGCGGGTCAAGTCGCCGGCGTCGTACAGTTCGTCGCTGCGGATGCCGCCGCCGTTTTGGATAGCGATCTCCGCGTCGACGTCCTCGCGAATCACGTCGGTCAGCCAGTTGCCGAGGTTCGACTCCTCGCTGCGGACGGTGTCGTTTCTGGCGTCTAACTCCTCCGTCGTCTCGCCGATGACCTCCTCGAGTTCGTCGTCGAGTTCGTCCTCGTACTCGAGGAGGCGGTCCTCGATTTCATCGTGGGGATCGACTTCGTCCGCGTCGACCAGTTCCTCGAGGTCGTGTTTCTCGAACGCATACTCCGAAATTTTGTCGCCCGCGATCTCGAGGTCGAGTTGGCCGACGTAGTCGAACTCGTCGCCGACGACCGAGATGATCGTCTCGTTCTCCTCGAGTGGCTCCTCCTCGACGAACGCCGCGTGGTCGCCCACGACGGCGTCGATGCCGTCGACTTCGGCGACGAGATCCTCGGCGACCGGACTCGAGAGGTGTGAAAGCAAGATGACGATGTCAGCTCCCTCCTCCTCGAGGTCAGCGACGACGTCCTCGGCTGCGGTCACCGGATCGATCACCTCGACATCGTCGCCGACGGACGTGATCTCCGGCGTGTCTTCGGGTGCGAGACCGGTGAAGCCGACGTCGACGCCGTCGATTGCTTCGACGACGTACCGGGCCGCGCCCTCCTCGCTGGCGAACGCCTCGCCCGTCTCGTCCTCGAGGACGTTGGCGCTCAGCCACGTGAACTCGCTGTCCGCGATGTTCTCGCGTAGGCTCTCCGGGCCGTTGTCGAACTCGTGGTTCCCGATGGCGTTGTGCGAGACCGGGCTCTCGTTGAGCACGCTCGTGATGTGTTCGCCCTCGAAGACGGAGGACTCGACGGACATGTGCAGGTCGTCGCCGTTGCCGACCGCGAACGCGTTCTCTGTGTCCTCGTACAGTTCCTCCATCAGGCCGAAGTAGTTCGCGACGTTCAGTGGCTCCTCGGACTCTCCGAGCAGGCCGTGAAAGTGCGTATCGTGGATGATTCGAAGACTCGTCGTCTCCTCGTCACCGTCGCCGTTTTCGTCGTCGGAACTCGCGTCCGAACAACCGGCGAGTGCGGCCACGCCAGCCACGCCCGCGTACTGTAGTACTCCTCGTCGGTCGATTTCGTTGGGTAACCCCTTCGACATAGCTCCACACTTCTATACAAGTTACATATAAGTGCGGGTTGGATCAAACGCTACCGAGACTCTCCCACGACCTGAAACAATTCGAACCCCCGGCTGTCGCCGGTGGAACGTCCGAATTCGAGGGGATCGCCGAACTCGAGGGGATGCTCGAGTATGGACGGGACGGCCACAGTCGACCGTCTCGACGAGCACCCTCTCCCGAACGCCTTTGGTGCTCGCAGTCGCGTCATCCATCATGAACATCGGAATCATCTCCGACACGCACGACAACGTCGAGGCAATCGAACGCGCGATCGAGATTTTCGAGGAGGAAGGCGTCGAAATCGTCCTCCACTGCGGGGATTTCGTCGCCCCCTTGATGCTCAACTACTTCGGCCAGTTCGAACTCCACGGCGTCCTCGGGAACAACGACGGCGACGCCGCCACCCTCCAGTCGGTCTTCGACGACCTCGGCGACGAGAGCGAACTCCACGGCCGATTCGCCAGCCTCGAGTTCGACGGCCTCTCGTTCGCGATGCTTCACGGCGAGCACAAAGACGAGGTCGAGGCGATTGCGGCCGGCGAGACGTTTGACTTCGTCTGTTACGGCCACCACCACGAACGCGAGTTGTCGGAGGAGGGGCGAACGACGGTCCTCAACCCCGGCGCGCACGTCCTCGCGAAGTCCGAGGCGGACCGAACGGTCGCCATCGTCGACACCCGCACGGAGTCAGTTCAGTTCCGATCCGTCCTCGAGTAAGGCCCTCGAACTCGAGTGGAAACGAAGGGGTTGCGTGGGGTGGGGACGTGGCACAGACGGGTGGACAAAGGTCTTAACCTCACCCAGCCAGTAGCGTGGAGTATGCAACACGTGAAGATTCCGCAGGACCGCATCGGCGTTCTCATCGGAGAGGGTGGCGAGACGATGCGTGAAATCGAGGCTGAAGCCGAGGTGCGACTCGATATCGACTCTGAGAACGGCTCCGTCGCGATCGAGACTGTCGGCGACCCCGTTCGCGGCCTCAAAGCGCCGGATATCGTTCGCGCAGTCGGTCGCGGCTTTGCACCCGACGCGGCGCTTCGCTTGCTCGACGACGATATGATGATGTTCGACATCGTCGACATCGACAGCGTTGCCCGAAACACGAACGATATGAAACGCAAGAAGGGCCGACTCATCGGCGAGGACGGGCGCACGCGAGAACTCATGGAAGAGCTGGGAGGTGCCGACGTCGTCATCTACGGCTCGACGCTCGGCATCATCGGCGCACCACAGGAGGTCGACGCCGTTCGAACCGCTGCCGAGATGCTCCTCGACGGTGCACCCCACGGGACCGTCTACTCCTTCTTAGAGGAGCGACACAACGAGATGAAACACCAGGGGATGCAGTACCACCGCTACCCTGGCGGCGAATCGTAGGCCGTCTCTAGCGTTCGACTCTGTGCGAGTCGGTCAGCGAGCACGATCAATCCTGCTCCGCCAACGGCGGCGATTCCGGCTGCG
This portion of the Natronorubrum sediminis genome encodes:
- a CDS encoding bifunctional metallophosphatase/5'-nucleotidase, whose translation is MSKGLPNEIDRRGVLQYAGVAGVAALAGCSDASSDDENGDGDEETTSLRIIHDTHFHGLLGESEEPLNVANYFGLMEELYEDTENAFAVGNGDDLHMSVESSVFEGEHITSVLNESPVSHNAIGNHEFDNGPESLRENIADSEFTWLSANVLEDETGEAFASEEGAARYVVEAIDGVDVGFTGLAPEDTPEITSVGDDVEVIDPVTAAEDVVADLEEEGADIVILLSHLSSPVAEDLVAEVDGIDAVVGDHAAFVEEEPLEENETIISVVGDEFDYVGQLDLEIAGDKISEYAFEKHDLEELVDADEVDPHDEIEDRLLEYEDELDDELEEVIGETTEELDARNDTVRSEESNLGNWLTDVIREDVDAEIAIQNGGGIRSDELYDAGDLTRGVVVDILPFPNETVKIEITGENLEEAIETGVSSVEDGHGRFPQVSGMSFTYDADAEAGERVEEITVGGEDVDPEATYELGTNDFLMEGGDGYESLTEGEVIVPPDEGTVISALAMNRLEDEGTISPELEGRIETV
- a CDS encoding metallophosphoesterase, which gives rise to MNIGIISDTHDNVEAIERAIEIFEEEGVEIVLHCGDFVAPLMLNYFGQFELHGVLGNNDGDAATLQSVFDDLGDESELHGRFASLEFDGLSFAMLHGEHKDEVEAIAAGETFDFVCYGHHHERELSEEGRTTVLNPGAHVLAKSEADRTVAIVDTRTESVQFRSVLE
- a CDS encoding KH domain-containing protein: MQHVKIPQDRIGVLIGEGGETMREIEAEAEVRLDIDSENGSVAIETVGDPVRGLKAPDIVRAVGRGFAPDAALRLLDDDMMMFDIVDIDSVARNTNDMKRKKGRLIGEDGRTRELMEELGGADVVIYGSTLGIIGAPQEVDAVRTAAEMLLDGAPHGTVYSFLEERHNEMKHQGMQYHRYPGGES